ATGTGGATTGGTACAGGTAAAATGCAAATGAGGTGTAAAAGGAATTGGTAATAtgagaaaagaaacaaaaagaaCGAAATGGTGTTAAACAGTAAGAAAGGAATGACGTCACGGTGGTGTTTTTcgtggcggggggggggggatacccCGTTGAGAAAATATCACTTGTAATGAATAAGAAACCCATAAGGCCAGCCGTCAAAATATTGAATAGAGCAAGCCTATTATTTACGTGACAACCCCGAAGACCTGCAAACGTTCGATCACTCCACACTATCACCTGCCTGCATCAAACACACCACTGCAAGGCGAAACTAATTTCACACGCTGTACGTATCATATTTTATGCTTGGATAAATACTctagtctacattgtacatcatttaGGCTATCTGCTTGGTACGTGAGGGAATATAGATTTGAATGTAAAAATACCGAAGCCTTATAATGTAGCCATAATGCGATAGCAAGGACTGTCTTAGAATATATAATAGTTTCCCTAGTGATATTTCTGTTCAACGATACTGCAAATTTCTGTGTGCAGTCATGTGTCTTGTATTGTCGTAAGCGTTATATAATTGTGCAACTCGATATGGGTTCGATGCACTCGAAGTTTATCTCGCTTTCCAAGGTTTTCGTGAATCCGATAGACTTGAATGAAACCAACTTAAATATTTACAGggtattaatatttatgaaagAAAAGACAGTTTTCGATTCAAAGTTTATTCATGTTGATACCTTTCAAATTTCCCACTAGTCCGCATAAAGCacatttgttgttgttcataTATAATATCCAAAAGAGGCGACAGGAAATGTAATGCTGCCCGGCAACTATCCCGGGTGTTATCTTCTGAAATGATGGCAGCATGCGTTCATTAATGCATGCAATAAATTATGCAACGTCCCAAACGTACTCATTCAAAAGTGATAATACAGTAAAACGGTTCCCATGGCGATAGGTTAGTAACGTCAGTAACGGAGATACTTGTTCCGTAAGAGTGAACATTGACTATGACCCGTggttatgtattcatatatgcaTGTAGGAAACCCTTAAATTGAATTAGTGAACCGTGTCtttcaataaaatgatattacttAAGTTGAGTAAGCATTTAATTCAGCTATTCAGTAGTGAAGCACTTCCATGATTATGACTATTATACAGCATTAGTTCAGCAAGACTGTATTAAAAAAACTCATCGGAGCACGGTCAAGCTACTCGTGTTATGAAGGTTACTTTGTTGTATGTGCCCGTAAAGACTCCGTTAGACGATGGGATGGTCTACTGGGAAAGGGTGTTTTTATACTCATAAGATGTGAGAAACTGTATACCTATCAACATGATTGTGTtgacaatgccatgtgttgtaATGTCCCTTGGTGGCACCTGCTTTGATGATTCATATTAATGAGAACCTGGCGGTGATAGCAGTTACTATGTGCTCTGTTCTTGTAAATGGGACACCCAAAATCTATAGATATTTTGTGTAATGCACTTAGGAAGAGAAAAGGATGTGTTACGACAGTTTGGTTTAAAGGACTTAGGGGACCCCCAtattattaaacattttatacagtgcccccccccccctgcttgagggggtgagggtgggggtaGTTCACGGTGGTGGTAAAGCTGTTAGCTCGATGTGTGACTCTTACCACTGCACGCAGGCTGGGTTCAAACCCTCTTAGAATCGGTTTGGTTTGATTAAGAATTAATCAGAACTGTATACTCAGTTTGGTCCTTCCAAACAACGGAAGTTTTATATGAGTACTCCTGTTCCTCCTGCTTTAAACGCAACAAAAGGTCGCTGCAAAAATATCGATATCAATTCGCAAGTTTGGCCtttgtttcatatttcaatattctTACATGATTGTTCCAACAACTACAATATTTAGTCTCTTGTGTGTAACTAGTAAAGCGCCATCACGGAGTATGTAATATAGGGCTATGTACTAAACGATCATTCTTAattcaaattgatataattaacttattttatttcttaaacAATACAACACTCACattcaatacacaaatatttttacatttttaccaAATTCAGTAATAAAGATGTTGAAATATTGAGAAAGTATAActgtatatttaatattattggTCCCCACCCTGACGTTATGAATTCATAAAAAGATCTGCAGTAATATTTGTCTTAGAGTTATTGCTCAACGGTTCAGTTGAAATGTCAAACGAActatataatattgataaaatatattatgacatttatttacaaatagaCAACTTTATCATCTttaaaagtatgtatgtatgtatgtatgtatgtatgtatgtatgtatgtatgtatgtatgtatgtatgtatgtatgtatgtatgtatgtagaaagaaatgcatatggaacttgtaagtcagtccgtataaattgatgtaaaatccgacgtttcgaataaataatCTTTTTCAAGGTGTTATCAGCGAGCTAtagacatatatgtatgtatgtatgtatgtatgtatgtatgtatgtatgtatgtatgtatgtatatgtatgtatgtatgtgtatgtatgtatgtatgtacgtacgtacgtgtgtgtagGTAGGAAGGTAATAATAAgtgtaatacataaatatgattatactacataatatataatatataatatatatgcgACGTATATAACCTAAAATTGTTATAACAGCAGTGATTAATGTGAAATATTATCTGATATAAAATACACGTTGGTCAAATGAATGTctataaattttaaaatgtcaagaagGATTTATAAAGACAGATGTACATGAATGTACTTGTAAATCGATTTACCAAATAGAAAGATTTGTTAGTTCATCTTCTTATTGAAGTAATGTCAAACAcccacgcatgcacgcacgcacgtatgtatgcacacacatttATTAGAATGATTTCTGTTGACGATGTCCTTTCgcatttattttgatatgttgtCTTGCTTTGCTATCTGCACGTCCCAAAAGGATGAAGAATTTCCATCAACGGTGTTGTGTCATGTTGGCCTTTCTCTTCAAGTGCATGAAGCGTCAGTGTGATCCTATGAAATAATGACAGAGTGTATAATTTAACATAATCCATTGACATACAACGCGTTATAGATACTGTttactatctctgtttgatacaaccacgcagaaaccaataagaaactgcctTTGCTACACTTTGAGATAACATGATAACAACTTGTTTTTGCTGTAACATGACACAGACatgcgggcgccaatgttttggtGCCTGTAgttgcatttgatgtctgcatggtgttacattatatcatttcatttagatacattgtagcaagaaactgtattcattcaatgttgTTATTTAGAGTGTAGCATTTATTTTTCTTGTTGATGTCTGTGTAGTTGTaccaaacagagccagtgagcAGTAACCTGCAATGTGGTGTAATCGGAAGTGTTGAACTATTTCATAAAGGTGTTATGTATCTAAGGGGTAAACGATAAAAGCGGAAAGAGGCAGTAGCTATACTTAGTACTGAGGGTTTATGGCATGAGTTCACCACTTTGCAATCCAAGCAATCTAACTTGAAAGAGAACGTTGTATGACACCAATATTTACTTTCACGCCAGACTTTGTTCACCAAAGTAGGGGCTCGATTACCAATCTATACctctaaaaatatcaaatgatcGTACCTGTCTCCGCATGTCGGTTATCTCGTCCTGTGCTTGCCTATAAAGTTCTCTAAGTCGTTTGACTTCTTCCTCAGCCCTCACACAAGACCCACTGCTATGCTTGATTTGAATGGTCCCTTGTTCGGTGGCATAGTTTGTTTCCATGGTCAAACTAGTTCCGCCTGATGGATCTACTGAGTTTTTTGTATCCATTATCTATGGTAGAAAATAttatgattttcttttttttgaagAAGTACCGAGGCAAAGGCGTTTTCACGTCAAacattaatttaatattttaattgataaatgtCCTATACTAGTTTTGTACCTATTCCGTACAGCCCATTTTATGtaagtgttcactggctctgtttgttACAAGAATGCACATTCACAATTGTAAgattacaatttcttgctacattttgtctaaaatgtaaTAAGCAATTAAAACGTACTGCCACTATATGCAGACATGCAGGCGTCGAAgtaaatgttttgatgtctgcattttcatttttccatggtggcatgttagttcatttcatttagacaaactgtTGCTCTTGCTATCAAGGTAGCATATGCACATGCACATTATAACAGTTTCTGTAATATTGGGTTCTGCGTGGTTGCAACAAACAGAGCTAgtaaacatttacatgaaatgggctgtagAAAACAAATTGACGTCTACAAAGTACAAGGGATGTCAAACTACATTTTTTCGATCTTTATTTTGAAGATCATAAAAAACTTACAATTTACAAGAAAACCCCCGGCGATTTTAAAGgatataaaaatacatatatatttctaGTTTATCCTCATTTGAATATCCTACGAGCTGAGTTGCTTCCCACActtttgtgttattatattctGTAGCCTTatcataaaaagaaaattgtcCTTACCTTTGGCACAAAGACTATACATAGGGTTATTGTGGTACAGAAGGTGACTGACATGACCACTATCGCGTATCGGATATCCAACATTTCCAACGGTATAATAAATGCTGTAGGAACACCAACCATACATAGCACCATTATGTTATACACAGCCACTCCAATTTGGCGGGAATCGTTGAGGTGGGCATAACGAACGTTCCTCGTCTCCCAAGCTAGGAAACACCCCAACAGCAGTATGATGCCCTTGTAGCCGTACATAAGACCAACCCATAACGATTCGTACTTGGAGATACACAATTCTATTGTTGGTATTATGCTTATGTCAACGAGTCCGTCTGATGAACCCTGGAAAATATTAATTGACAATCATACATCAGTTGAACGTCAAATGTATCATAAAATATAGGACAGAACTTTCTATAACATTGTAACGGCAAAAAACCTATATGTAAGATTTAATTGACTTGAATTAACTTACCCGACTTGGCAGTTCCACCATTTCCATGTGTAAGGGGTCTATAGTGACCCATAATACCAAGACTAGCATGTCAACTAAGGTAAATAACCATACAATACCAAAAAGATGGGCGTCTTTTATTCGCTGTAAATATATAAGAAActtcattgattgatataaGTTATAGTAGTcatcaatacatacatcgtATGCATGCAGTAAAGTAAACACTAGACTGAATCTCACTGTATACCACGCCGTGTGTACACTTGACAACACCCCCACCCAACACACATACGCATTTCCCTGTCCATGTTTGTTTATGTCCCTGCCTCTATGTTTGTCTGTCACATATACCTTCatgtctatctctatctctgtcaatgtctgtctgtctgtctgtctgtctgtctgcctgcctgcctgcctgtctgtctgtctgtatgtctgtctgtctgtctgtctgtctgtctgtctgtctgtctgtctgtctgtctgtctgtctgtctgtctgtctgtctgtctatttgtttgcCTGCGTATCTTTGTTTTACGGTTTTGAACATTATTCGCAAAATCgacatttttttctgtgaaGAAATACTCACAATACTTTTAACTTtcttatttgtaaatattttatgtattctCCACGTCTTGCTGAACATAGCACCAAAACCTATTACAAAGCCGAGAGATAGAAACCATACACGAATCTGAAACAGAAACATGAAAAGTGAATTTATTGACATTTGGATTACTGTGCAAAGCAAATTGTTCAACAAACTAAGATgaacaaaaactaaaactacCATTGTAACATGTTAGTAGAGACTATTACAGGACTTTGGTGTCATTACACTCACAGTCATTTCTGATAGCGAGTTTTTCTATTTCGTTTACTCAAGTAAGGGTCTTCTATTTCAATCTTTACGCTGTAACGTTGATTTTTCAGcaaattcagaaaaaaacaactgaACTAAGAGTGCATGTAGTAATCAAAGGTGAAATGTTAGAATGCATGGCCATCTTCGAATCAGCATTTTGTCAGTTTGAGCAGTGCTGAAACAGCATGTTTACGGATGGCTAACGTTATTAAGTGATTTTTGAACCACGAGTGTGCCAATCAGCATAATTCGAAACATGGTATTAGGGCCTATAGAGAAAATCAATACTATGCGCCTCATTTGCTACGACTACATGATTGTGTGCTTCCGAGTGAGTTGAAAAAGTAAAAATAGATTTTGTGTCATTAATAATTTTGTGAACAAAGTGTTGTACAGTTCTATATAGAAAGTAACATTGTTGAATCTATTGCAGAATTTTATCTAACCTGGCAAAGTAGAGAATTATTGTGTGCTCCCTCGACCTTTCCATCCATTCCAAACAGAACGATAGAGAAGTAGGTCAAGGCCGCTCCAACAATAATACCGGCATTAAGTTTAGGACTTGACATACGAATAACCCTTAAAGGAGAGAGAAAGAACATTATTAGACCCCATTGTTTGCATTTGAGCCGTTAGGAAGATATGCTGACATAGGGGTCCATGTCACTACGAGTCGGATACGAGTACTAATAATACCGTTGTGTCCACTGAATGAAGACAATGCTGGATAGTAAAATGAGTGTACCTGTTTTGTTGATGAAAATTGGGATAAATGAGAATGATTCTAAACGTCTGGATTCATTAATCGAGCACACGAGTTTGCCAATCTAACAGCCACTTAGTCCaaatgtcagtcagtcagtcagtcagtcagtcagtcagtcaggcagtcagtcagtcagtcagtcagtcagtcaatcaatcaggcagtcagtcagtcagtcagtcagtcagtcagtcagtctttcagtcagtcaattaatcAGTCTGTTGTTGAACAGTCACAACTAACTTTGTTAAAGAACTACATCTAAATGAAAGTAAATCCCGCGTTTACCGTTTATCTCTGTTTATGACTGTGAAGGCCGCAAGGTAGATTACGAACACAAGTCCAAGAAATGCAAATCCACATGCGGTATAGAACAAAGCATCTGATATGACCAGGATTTCTTGTCTGATAAGAACTCGGTCATTAGGTTGGACACCCCCTGTATGAATTAACAACATAGAAGCATAATGAAGCTTTtaatatacataacaatatatatcTATTATGGAGACTTGTTTCCGTTTTGATTCATTGTCAATGTCATGGGTGAGTGATTCTAAATCATAAGGGTTCACTGCTGTACGTATGGTATGATACTGTATGATAtcatatggtatggtatggtatggtatggtatggtatggcatggtatggtatggtatgatacgTTACTTATTACTGTTACAGCTCcgaaatgaatacaaattattTACGACCGTCGATGAATAATATAAACAGATTGACTGATAGACATGAGTGATATACAACCTACATGGCATCAACTGGTTAAATAATAACAGTTATTTAAGTGGTTAAAACGGAAGTGTTaaagtaaattttgattttctatTTTCCTACCTCTCCAGCTGATAGGTGAGTCCCAGTAAAACCCCTCAGGTTCACGATTACCTCGATAGACGTACTCCGTTTCTATTAAAGGGATGAAAAGCAAAGAATGAATGGCAACAACAATGTCAACACCGAAGGCAATATTTTCAGTTTCTTGGCGTTCATGTTACAACCCTTGCAACTATTGTATAAACATTCTGCTGATCACAACGTTATTTTATCAGCGGTGGACGGTTAAAACTGGTTTTGTTGGTGCCGGAAAGGCTCATACTTATCGCACTATCAAACTGATATACGctaatacaaaataacattcgGTGCCTCTGATGCAGGTTCGTGCCATGCTTGTACCATTGGCATTATACAaaatgactaactttcacagacataaataaACTGATAAAAGAGTTGTGTGAATTTAACCGGCCATTGTTCTTGTATTGATCAATGTATGTCAGTTGCtcgtgtgataaggagaaggcTTTTCGGCGCCTTCAAAGCCAGTTTAAATCGTCTACCACTGCTAAAATTAACATTGCAGTTTCTGCGGGGTTGTTTGAAAtagtcagtgaacactaacctaGATAGTCTAGATGAATATACCTAGATACGTCTAACACAATCAAAATTTGATAGGGAGATAGTTTCACGGCATCAGcgtgtaatatcaaatttatctCTAAAGTTGTAAAAAATCAGAAATTATGGCTTTCACAAACCTTTAAATTGGTAAATCATTGCTTTCCCAACACGATCACCATTTTCATTGAAGGACACGTGACCCTAAagcaaaatgttaaaaaatcaGTAAATTTTGTCATTCTTACACACAAATTTTATGTAAAACTTTCCAggaacaaaaaataaattgctcatattttacaaacatgACAACTTAATTTCAATTAACTACATCTTGACTTCTTCTACACCCAAATCACTCTAGTCTCTCCTTCAGATGTCTTTTCTGAAATAGTCTAGAGGGTATCCGTGCGCGTGCTTTCAAATCTATTCCCCCGTCTAGCTAAATTGTgatcctgagatgaaatttcgaAGTCAATCAAAGCCACTCACACACGATCATTagcatcatgtctttgttaatcaatcacagaattctgtgcaaCAACAAGCCAATGTTTCTTGGGGCAGTTTAATACAtcatgtccatatatggtacatttgtcaattctaacagttgggctttactcatttgcatgaacaacctTTATTATcagttgtcttcatttacttctcaTCACACTCTCATGGAAGTATTGTTAAATTGTTAAAAGTGGACACATACAAAAAGTAGCGTGAGGCTCTTTTAGCACAAACAGCCTTCAATTAATAAACAGTTATCTCTGTTCAAATGAATTTTGAGAAAAAGTTTATTTTCTGAAGAAATTATTTTACTTACCGACATACCAACAAAATTTGTTTCCTTCATTGCATTGTTGATGACATCCATTactgatttattttcatatgtaaagTGTTCTAATCGCTTTCCAGGGGGAAGTCTGTTAGCTGTCGTATTCAAAGCCAATGCTATGGACCATACAGCATCATATACAAGGTTGGCAAAATAAGCAGGTAAAAGATCCAAATGTGAAGTCGCGTTAACGTACTCACTTTCAAATTCGTCTGGATTCTAATAGTATAAAAGAAACTCCTTTGGATGAGCTCATATACATACTCAACCCACATACATGCAGGGGAACAGAGAGAGCGTAAACAGTAAGCTTAGacccgttggtggagggtctatggtgtaagCTATCATGTTTTCGTATACACGTAGAGCCTTCAAAACCGACATCAATTAATGTATAGAGACTGGTCTCCTTTATGAATGTATAGTTGTGGAGAGCTTCTGGAGAAAATGTATAAACATAGACAACAAATTGCATAGAATCAATGTACAGCTGCTGTGGAAGCGTATTATGCATGGGTatagaatatataaaataattgatgtatttgatttaattttgatGGTGGCGACGTTTGCCGTGTATAAAGCTAGAATTTTGGAAAGAGGAGACATAGAACAAATAATAAGAGATGAaattttttatatcatttataaGAGTTTGCCAATGCTTTGTAAGCTGCTTGTGTGTAAGTAGCTCTCTCAAAGGgatatcaataaaaaaaatagatcaactgatgttttaaaaaaaatgagaaaattaaaaaaacagaaaatatttctCCTTCtatttgatataaaattatgaaCATGAAGAGTAGGAAACactcatacatatatacaaatgaacTCTGACTTGACACCATGACTTGATCTCTTGTTATATCTACAGACTTACATATCCAAACGTAGTTGTTTCGCCATCTCCGACAAATGTGGCATTCATCACAATATATCCTTCTGCTGCCGTGAGTATTTCTTCCGTTGTGCAAGTAATTTCTTCAGACTCTGCTGCTTTGGTGACATTCCACCAATCCTTAGTCTTGCCCGCATTTGTAAAGATCCACACATATCGCGGGGAAAACATATTTTGCTTGTATGCCTATATTGCAGCacaatagaaaaaaagaataacacttgtcacaagtattttcctgcTTAATGAAGCGAAATATTAGGGAATTaccactatacgaaaagtcatatttgaccatgtttttccaccggggtaaatcttgaacagaggatgtgtaaatgtggcgagtatgagacgaagttccacctttgacttaatcccccccccccaccccggcGATCTTGCCCCTGGtggctgtagacagtcaaacgTGGTActtcgtctcgtactacccgtggaaagagatggtggttaggtgggtcacaggtagggtaaaggtgggtaaattgaACTTTTCGTGGTGTATATTAATCTAATCTTTGCAATCTAGGTCTACAAGAATAAAGGTCATATTAGTGACGGCTTTGTATGTTATTACTCGTATTTCGGGTACCACAGGATCACTGACTTagatgtgttttttttacttagAATGAAAAGAATAGAACTCCTGTATTATGTTCGAACGCTTACAACTTGTCTTGCGCATCGCATGCGACGATTGTCCAAGCCATAGACAGAAAGACATATGATAATCTGTCTGCTACACGGTTACCGAGGTCGATATTGACGCCATTTCATCTTTGATGACTCttgaaaatttcattaaattctGACATTTTGATCGATCGAGACCCTGAAAGCATTTCATTGATACCACTTTCAGCCCATTTTCTAGCGCAGCATCATAAAAAAATGACTTGAAAGACCTTAATGACACTTAAGAAGCAATTTTGCGAACTAGGGGAAATAAAGGATTGAAGGATATGCTTTCTTCGTgatgtacacatcatatatttctttcaaaacagcttcaatatatatatgtactcaaAACTCAAGTCACAGTCCCCTGACGTTGTCAAGGAGCGTCCATTATGAGAAAACTGTTGACTGAAAAAATCTGTCGAAATAACCAATTAGGGTAAACTTTGTCAGAAATACGTTCATGAAAAGGTCTGCCCAACACATTTAAAATCATTTGCATAGGCAAAGTAATACGTAAACATATGTTTGTCACTTTCTCACATGTTGCAGCGTCTCCATGCATTAATATAAATGTTTTTACGAATTGCTTCTTGTACCAACAATAGcaagctttttaaaaaaacattattttccaattgtttgcaatttattgagataCAAATATGGACATTTTTGCTGATTCGTATTGTGTTCATAGTTTCAACAGACAGCACAATGCTTAAATCATAACTACAGTCCCCTTTCTCATCTCTATGGCAACATAATCAAATCTCAAAACCACAACCGTTAGCACCGGTCACCTAATATAACAACATA
The Glandiceps talaboti chromosome 23, keGlaTala1.1, whole genome shotgun sequence genome window above contains:
- the LOC144452675 gene encoding gamma-aminobutyric acid type B receptor subunit 2-like — translated: MGSATDNIPLYIAGYFTVEKSWAEGGYPAAIIALDHVNQYKDILPGYKLEMLISYTQGTPGSAMREFIHQLQIPPYKIMVLGPSGGGETLALAETTKYWNLIQVGFSAVSTELSNKEKFPHYYRTRMPESSLNPSRIALLDYFGWSKVAILHTSGLSTDVGARIIITYDFAKDHRHRQLFCEAYKQNMFSPRYVWIFTNAGKTKDWWNVTKAAESEEITCTTEEILTAAEGYIVMNATFVGDGETTTFGYNPDEFESEYVNATSHLDLLPAYFANLVYDAVWSIALALNTTANRLPPGKRLEHFTYENKSVMDVINNAMKETNFVGMSGHVSFNENGDRVGKAMIYQFKETEYVYRGNREPEGFYWDSPISWRGGVQPNDRVLIRQEILVISDALFYTACGFAFLGLVFVIYLAAFTVINRDKRVIRMSSPKLNAGIIVGAALTYFSIVLFGMDGKVEGAHNNSLLCQIRVWFLSLGFVIGFGAMFSKTWRIHKIFTNKKVKSIRIKDAHLFGIVWLFTLVDMLVLVLWVTIDPLHMEMVELPSRGSSDGLVDISIIPTIELCISKYESLWVGLMYGYKGIILLLGCFLAWETRNVRYAHLNDSRQIGVAVYNIMVLCMVGVPTAFIIPLEMLDIRYAIVVMSVTFCTTITLCIVFVPKIMDTKNSVDPSGGTSLTMETNYATEQGTIQIKHSSGSCVRAEEEVKRLRELYRQAQDEITDMRRQVRSFDIFRGIDWITLTLHALEEKGQHDTTPLMEILHPFGTCR